The segment CAATTGATTAAAATGGGTTACAACGCATTGCCTACAGGTTAATATGCATGAGTAAATTTTCATCTTGCATTctaactaaactaaaaagatagCAGTTATAGAGAACTAATTTAATTTGGTTGCATAACCAACAGAATTTAGCATTTGTTCAAAACCAGTGGCAATAACAGTCAACATATTTTCCCAGGTTTGAATAACTAGAGAGAAGAAAATTCCAGATGAATATCCTTACATGCTTTGCCATCCCAAAATCTGCCAGTTTAACACGACCCGAGGGATCCACCAGAATATTAGCCCCTTTAATGTCTCTGAACACGATTAAAACTTATGAAATAGGCTTGATAATGTTTATAAGTGATTAGTGTAAGTTGTGGTTCCCTATCAAAACCATGAGATAGCAAAATAATAAGGCTCACCTGTGGACAGTTTTTTTAGCATGCAAATAAGCAAGCCCACGCAGGATTTGTTGAGTATAGCTACGAATAGCTCTTTCACCAAATTGGCCATATTCTTGAAGCAGTTTATAGATGGAGCCACCAGACACATACTccaagtatatatataatttgtcatCCACctgataagaaataaaataccaATTCAGCTAACAAAAATCTAAGCCATGGATTTCTATTCATAAATCTGTTGGAACTTTATGCTAATAAAGTATCTAATGACAACACTCTACCATGAATCAACAAATGATAATGCAATTATATAAATCATCAGCAATTAAATCCCACAAAATTCAAGAAGCGGTCTACTAGGAAGTACTGCAAGTCGGCAACATATAGGAGTCTCAGTAGTTTGGAATGAACATACACATGCAATATTTTATGACTAACatgtaaaatgaaattatttcagAAAGTAAAAATCTAAAAGGAGATAACATAAACTGGCAAGAAAAATGTTACCGTTTCAGATCCATAGTACTGCACTATATTACGATGACGTAAGCGACTCAGAAGCACAATTTCCTGCACGTATCATGAATAACTGTAATATCTTCCTCAAAATTTCCCAGAGAAGAACTAGCTCTAAATTAACATCTATGCATATCAATACATAACCTTATATTCTTCAAACTATAAACTgcctaaaaaaacagaaaaataaaaaattacctgTCCCAGCTGCTGTGCGCTTTCCTTTGATTTTGCATCATCTGAAAATAGAGTTACCTCCTTCATTGCACACATCTCACCTCTTTCTCTAAGGCCCAAACAACAAAATCAGATAAGACATGCAAAATGCATAAATAATGTGCATGGCAAATGGTTGATAACTCAGTTCAGTATGGTGTCGGATTTGTGTGCAAGAATATCAGGGAATCTCCTCTTTAATTATGAAGTGAAATGATATTAACATTAGACTTGAATGCATGATAACAATAACAAGGATAGCAATAATGATGACAATTGCAAATAAGGACTCTCTAAGGTATGAAGGAGGTTCTGTTGCAAACAAGTCACTCGAGTAGGACGCAGAATGAGTTAAAAGAGGGTGTGGTCGGTGAGACAAAGAGGAGAGATGTTAGCTCAAATGTTAAGTAAAAGATGGGTTAAAATGTCACTTGATGCATCacaatgatgaagatgatgaaagaacatgaaaaatcaaGTGTTGCTTTACAGAGGTGAATGGATTAGCagagtaaaacaaaaaatttataaatgcaATGGTCATAACTAATCCAAAACAATGTCAACTCAACTCCATTTAGTCTCAATCTCAATCAAGCTGTACGCCTAAATTGATCTGCTTCCCCCACCCAGTTATTTATGGACTAAACTTTCTAGAGTTTTTTATGATGCTAAATCACCCATGTCTATGCAATTAAACATTTAGCAAATAACCTTTGCACAGACCTGTTAAACCCGAGATATACATCTCCAAAACTGCCTCTCCCAAGCATACGACCCTTCTGCCAGCGCGTACCAGAACTTGTTGGGTTCTCCATCCTGCTAGGACTTCGAGGCACTGAAGGAGATGTTGAGGCGGAATAGGTAGGAGAAAAGGGATGGGTGTTGGAGATTGTTATCGGTGGAAGGGGCAAGCGGTGACTTTGTTGCTTTCCATCATCTGGCCGGCTTGTAGGCGACTCTATGGTAACCCCAGCAGCTCGTGGGTGCAGAGGAGTGACAGCACCACTGTGTATTCTGGAGCTGGGACCTGGGCTAATCACTCTGGGGCTAGGTAATGGAGAACACTCAGGGCTGCATCTACTGTTTGGCCAAAGAAGCTGTCCTGACATATCTCCACCTATTGAGTTCTGCCCAGAATTATAGCCTGAACCTGGACTTGAGCACTGTCCGGATCCTAGTAAACCAATATCTGAGTACGTTTTTCCTGCCCAGAAACCATTGTTGATAACTTGCTCAGTGCCAAATGCTCTCATTGGGCTTCTAGAAGGACTTGACATTGAGCTGTCTGGAGCACTAAAGAATGCTACTCGATGAGGAATCTGTAAATTTTGCACTTGAGAGCTAAAAATTGCCCGTTTTGGTGGTGTAGACAAGGTCTGATTATTTGCAGGTAAATTAGCATGTTTCAGAGTTTCTCTTGAGTTCTTTCTATTTATGATAGGGGATTGATCCTGTCGCATCGCGCTTCAGCAGACATAAAGACAAATTTTGTCAGAGACAAGACGAAACCTGGAAAGACactttaaaactttcaatggAACAAATGGAAGCTCACCTTGGAGGGCTGTTCACAGCAGTTCTGTTCCCATTTTCATAGTCCGATGTGAGGGGGCTAAGGACACGCGAGTCAGGCAGATCATCACTATCTATGGAGCTATCACTGGACACAGAGGCAGTGGCTAAATCCCCTGCTGTATCTGCTTGGTCCAGTCTATTAAGGGCATGCCCTGGTCTCGGAAGGGGCAAAAGATGCAATGGTTTGCCCCCTCCATCCAATCCTGGTTTCACTGAAGCACTAATTCCAGAATCACAGCGCCCAATTTTAGTATGAGGCACCCCTGGAAGTGGAAGTGGAAGTGGTTGAGCCTGAGGCCTTTCAGCAAAACTTTGACAACGTGATACGTGTGTGGAGGGAGATGGTGATCTTGATGGAACGCGGGACAAAGAAACCCTTTCTGAAAGAGTATCTTTACAACATCTCCGAGATCCTCCTGATCTATTGTTGCTCTTTTCCTTTGATGTAATCTTAAATTTCCTATTTATTGTATCAATGAAACTTTCCTTGTttgctttcttcttttcctctttgGATGAAGACTTCCCCCACCATGACCGCATGTTTACTTTTAACACTTCATGAAAATGACCACAAATCCTAGCGTAAGATCAACCCCTTGATCAGCAACACACTCTCACGTTTACACCAACTTAGTTGCCATGAATGCAACAAATCGATTTAAAACAATTGCATTTTCTGCCAAAAAATCTCCATAATAGGAGCACAGAAAATGGCACAACTCGGGAATGTCAACCTGGTCAGTGTGAATATAAACTTGTATTAGTGTTTCATGATAAGCTGCTAAGCAAAGTACGTACTCAAGCATAACATCAGAACTAAAATcacattgaaaaagaaaaacagaacgCGCAGGGTTCCGTTATCACTATACCAAAATAGCATGGTGAAAATTTCTCATTTGTTTGTGGCATCAAACTTCATGATGAAAAATGTGGGCATGATGACTTTTTCATGCACTCTTATACATTAACAGTTACAACgattttgatgatttaactATTAGCTTGACAATAATCCTTGATGAGTTGATTCCAAGGTCAACAATAAACTCTTCTCGACACAATGGTTATATCACTTGCATTACTTGCAATTCCATTTGTGTGCTCCTTTACAAGTGGAGACAATCAGCTTGACCCATCATTTTATCCACTAACTCATGTCTAATCCACActgtcaaaaaaataatcaattccaATGCTAGTATAGTCCACTTCAGGACAAATTCAAcaacccaaaacaaaaacccaagTAACTGTCTACACCATCTGTACACTACCATAAAGACCCTGGCATGCACTCAACAATTGTTATTGAATTAGATCCATTCTTCAATACCccaattttcaaaacaaaccaaCAAAACATCCTCAACCTTAGCAACCCAAAACATAATCTATCAACACCAGATCTAAATGCCCTAACTTTTTTTAACATCACAAActaacaaaactaaaattaaagacaaaaaatctcgagcaaaataaacaaaatagccatgcttaaaattaaaaacccatCTCCAAATTCACT is part of the Populus nigra chromosome 8, ddPopNigr1.1, whole genome shotgun sequence genome and harbors:
- the LOC133701168 gene encoding mitogen-activated protein kinase kinase kinase YODA; translated protein: MRSWWGKSSSKEEKKKANKESFIDTINRKFKITSKEKSNNRSGGSRRCCKDTLSERVSLSRVPSRSPSPSTHVSRCQSFAERPQAQPLPLPLPGVPHTKIGRCDSGISASVKPGLDGGGKPLHLLPLPRPGHALNRLDQADTAGDLATASVSSDSSIDSDDLPDSRVLSPLTSDYENGNRTAVNSPPSAMRQDQSPIINRKNSRETLKHANLPANNQTLSTPPKRAIFSSQVQNLQIPHRVAFFSAPDSSMSSPSRSPMRAFGTEQVINNGFWAGKTYSDIGLLGSGQCSSPGSGYNSGQNSIGGDMSGQLLWPNSRCSPECSPLPSPRVISPGPSSRIHSGAVTPLHPRAAGVTIESPTSRPDDGKQQSHRLPLPPITISNTHPFSPTYSASTSPSVPRSPSRMENPTSSGTRWQKGRMLGRGSFGDVYLGFNRERGEMCAMKEVTLFSDDAKSKESAQQLGQEIVLLSRLRHRNIVQYYGSETVDDKLYIYLEYVSGGSIYKLLQEYGQFGERAIRSYTQQILRGLAYLHAKKTVHRDIKGANILVDPSGRVKLADFGMAKHISGQSCPLSFKGSPYWMAPEVIKNSNGCNLAVDIWSLGCTVLEMATTKPPWSQYEGVPAMFKIGNSKELPEIPDNLPDDGKDFVRQCLQRNPSHRPTAAQLLEHPFVNDVAPMERPFLSPELSKELPAIMNSGRSMGIGPARNVSGFDSEGISMHQSRATKIGSGISDAHMKNSSCPVSPTGSPHLYSRSPQNLSGRMSPSPISSPHTASGSSTPLTGGCGAIPFHHAKQHIMYLQESKGMITGSQSSFYPNNNNLYQEPKPDLFRGMSQASCVFREIISSENSNTGNQLGWPELYDGHPVLADRVSQQLLRDHMKLKPSLDLNPNSSIRGRTNGI